A genome region from Sphingobium sp. WTD-1 includes the following:
- a CDS encoding RcnB family protein: MLRKWMLAGLMGATLLSGVAPAYAQRNDNGGGPRGERGAGNPGNRGGDMRGAQGSTRWQGSSDRGGDRSGRPQMAAPAQRWQGGPERVGRPDQRPDQRADRPNGNWQRPGNPGPANPGTGMQPIARPDRPDGRDDGRGDGRRPDVRPDARPDARADWNRQVWDRDRNGRDWNDRNRDGRPDDRRWSDNDRRGDRPGYPGNWNNDGRRYDDRTRWADQRRWDNGWRQDRRYDWYGYRSRYGDRYRMGRYYAPSGWNYGYRSFSIGVFLSGALYGSNYWLNDPYYYRLPPAYGTMRWIRYYDDALLVDIRDGYVVDVIRNFFW, translated from the coding sequence ATGCTGAGGAAATGGATGCTGGCCGGCCTGATGGGTGCGACGCTGCTGAGCGGCGTGGCACCGGCCTATGCCCAGCGGAACGACAATGGCGGCGGTCCACGCGGCGAGCGTGGCGCCGGCAATCCCGGAAACCGTGGCGGCGACATGCGCGGCGCGCAGGGCAGCACGCGCTGGCAAGGCAGCAGCGATCGCGGTGGCGATCGCAGCGGACGCCCGCAAATGGCCGCGCCCGCGCAGCGCTGGCAGGGTGGCCCGGAACGGGTTGGTCGCCCGGATCAACGGCCCGATCAGCGCGCGGATCGCCCCAATGGCAATTGGCAGCGTCCCGGCAATCCCGGCCCCGCTAATCCGGGAACCGGCATGCAGCCGATCGCCCGACCCGACCGCCCGGACGGACGCGATGATGGGCGCGGTGATGGGCGCCGGCCCGACGTCCGCCCGGATGCCCGGCCAGACGCCCGCGCCGATTGGAACCGGCAGGTCTGGGACCGCGATCGCAATGGCCGTGACTGGAACGACCGCAATCGCGACGGCCGCCCTGACGATCGACGCTGGAGCGACAATGATCGGCGCGGCGATCGTCCCGGCTATCCGGGCAACTGGAACAATGATGGCCGCCGCTATGACGATCGCACCCGTTGGGCCGACCAGCGCCGCTGGGACAATGGCTGGCGCCAGGACCGGCGCTATGACTGGTATGGCTATCGCAGCCGCTATGGCGACCGCTATCGCATGGGCCGCTATTATGCGCCGTCGGGCTGGAACTATGGCTATCGCAGCTTCTCGATCGGCGTGTTCCTGTCGGGCGCGCTCTATGGCAGCAATTATTGGCTGAATGATCCCTATTATTACCGCCTGCCGCCGGCCTACGGCACGATGCGCTGGATTCGTTATTATGATGACGCGCTGCTGGTCGATATTCGCGACGGCTATGTCGTCGACGTGATCCGCAACTTCTTCTGGTGA
- a CDS encoding class III extradiol ring-cleavage dioxygenase: MKQPALFIPHGGGPCFFMDPADPQHPHSDAMWQPMQDYLTGLIADLPERPRAILLVSGHWETPGFTVHDGSQPPLLFDYFGFPPHTYQIRWDAPGAPALAERAAALLEQAGFPTARESERGWDHGVFIPMKVALPDADIPVAQLSLRRDLDPAAHIAAGRALAPLRDDGVLIVGSGMSFHNLRVRGAMATAPSLEWDDALRDAVTDPDPARRAGRVAAWDHLPHARFAHPREEHLLPLMVALGAGGEDAAICAHRSTVLGWTVSGYRFG; the protein is encoded by the coding sequence ATGAAACAGCCAGCCTTGTTCATCCCCCATGGCGGTGGTCCCTGCTTCTTCATGGACCCCGCCGATCCCCAGCACCCGCACAGCGACGCCATGTGGCAGCCGATGCAGGACTATCTCACCGGCCTGATAGCCGACCTGCCGGAACGGCCGCGCGCGATCCTGCTGGTGTCGGGGCATTGGGAAACGCCCGGCTTCACCGTCCATGACGGTAGCCAGCCGCCCTTGCTGTTCGACTATTTCGGCTTCCCGCCGCACACCTATCAGATCCGCTGGGACGCGCCGGGCGCACCCGCGCTTGCCGAACGTGCGGCCGCGCTGCTGGAACAGGCGGGCTTTCCCACAGCGCGCGAATCCGAACGGGGCTGGGACCATGGTGTCTTCATTCCGATGAAGGTCGCGCTGCCCGATGCGGACATTCCGGTCGCCCAATTGTCCTTGCGCCGCGATCTCGATCCGGCCGCCCATATCGCCGCCGGTCGCGCGCTGGCGCCGTTGCGCGACGATGGCGTGCTGATCGTCGGATCGGGCATGAGCTTCCACAATCTGCGCGTGCGCGGCGCGATGGCGACGGCGCCCTCGCTTGAGTGGGACGATGCGCTGCGCGATGCCGTGACCGACCCCGATCCGGCCCGTCGCGCAGGGCGCGTCGCCGCCTGGGATCATCTGCCCCATGCCCGCTTCGCCCATCCGCGCGAGGAGCATCTGCTGCCGCTGATGGTGGCGCTGGGGGCCGGCGGCGAGGACGCCGCCATCTGCGCCCATCGCAGCACGGTGCTGGGCTGGACGGTTTCGGGCTATCGCTTCGGTTAA
- a CDS encoding DUF2721 domain-containing protein, translating into MIPLPQVSQVAQTIQLALAPVFLLAGIGAFLNVCVSRLARIIDRARAVEEWVLSTRGKEHDRMVSEIRVLDRRMSVVNGAIFLSVASACAVCLVVILLFAGNLFNAHLGTPVAILFSLAMVLQAAAFGTFIQEIRLASRTIHIRNEVLYHKVEEEEAA; encoded by the coding sequence ATGATCCCCCTTCCGCAGGTCAGCCAGGTCGCCCAGACGATCCAGCTCGCGCTTGCCCCCGTCTTCCTGCTCGCCGGTATCGGCGCGTTCCTGAATGTCTGCGTCAGCCGGCTGGCCCGCATCATTGATCGCGCCCGCGCGGTCGAGGAATGGGTGCTGAGCACGCGCGGCAAGGAGCATGACCGGATGGTGAGCGAGATCCGCGTGCTCGACCGGCGCATGAGCGTGGTCAATGGCGCGATCTTCCTGTCGGTGGCGTCGGCCTGTGCGGTCTGTCTGGTCGTCATCCTGCTGTTCGCGGGCAATCTGTTCAACGCCCATCTGGGCACGCCGGTCGCGATCCTGTTCAGCCTGGCGATGGTGCTGCAGGCCGCCGCCTTCGGCACCTTCATCCAGGAAATCCGCCTGGCGTCGCGCACCATCCATATCCGCAACGAGGTGCTCTACCACAAGGTGGAGGAGGAAGAGGCGGCATGA
- the phaC gene encoding class I poly(R)-hydroxyalkanoic acid synthase, translated as METQDVLEPHLPTLAEMQKWTQVLGRAQQLMLEQAAGATGRVLPFDPETVARIQTSFADEGLALWQRFLDSGGLLRDQPDPPPADSPAARKDRRFADPAWTTHPFYDLIRQSYLLISDYLMNLADAVDGVDPKAKAKLRFATTGMLDAMAPSNFPLMNPTVVEKTIQSGGENLVKGLQHMLADMEKGQLTHTDGTQFELGRNIAATPGKVVHETPLYQLIHYAPSTPRVLATPLIIFPPWINRFYILDLSPEKSFVKWAVDQGISVFLVSWKSADASMKDMVWDDYILNGQVDAIDTVRDLLNVPSVHTIGYCVAGTTLAATLALLAARGEADKVASATFFTAQVDFSAAGDLTLFVDDEQMKLVDRLSSSGFLDGRYMAATFNLLRGRDLIWNYVVNNYLLGMDYPPFDLLYWNGDTTNLPARWHRDYLTQLYRDNMLVVPGAISVAGTPIDLTQIRTPAYVQAGKEDHIAPLESVWKLTEHLAGPVRFLLAGSGHIAGVINPPVAQKYQYWTADAPQPTLDDFVAAARETKGSWWPDWAEWLRGIDSREVAVRGARKPGGGKLRAIEDAPGRYVKAR; from the coding sequence ATGGAAACGCAGGATGTCCTGGAGCCCCATCTCCCGACCCTGGCGGAGATGCAGAAATGGACCCAGGTGCTGGGCCGCGCGCAGCAATTGATGCTGGAGCAGGCGGCGGGCGCGACCGGCCGGGTGCTGCCCTTCGATCCCGAAACCGTCGCCCGCATCCAGACCAGCTTTGCCGATGAAGGGCTGGCGCTGTGGCAGCGCTTTCTCGATTCCGGCGGCCTGCTGCGCGACCAGCCCGATCCGCCGCCGGCCGACAGTCCGGCCGCGCGCAAGGACCGGCGCTTTGCCGATCCCGCCTGGACGACCCATCCCTTCTACGACCTGATCCGGCAAAGCTATCTGCTGATCTCCGACTATCTGATGAACCTTGCCGATGCAGTCGATGGCGTCGATCCCAAGGCGAAGGCCAAGCTGCGTTTTGCCACCACCGGCATGCTCGATGCGATGGCGCCGTCCAACTTCCCGCTGATGAATCCCACGGTCGTGGAAAAGACGATCCAGAGCGGCGGCGAGAATCTGGTGAAGGGCCTCCAGCATATGCTGGCCGACATGGAGAAGGGCCAACTCACCCATACCGACGGCACCCAGTTCGAACTGGGGCGCAACATCGCCGCGACGCCGGGCAAGGTGGTTCACGAAACCCCGCTCTACCAGCTCATCCATTATGCGCCCTCGACGCCCAGGGTGCTGGCGACGCCGCTGATCATCTTCCCGCCCTGGATCAATCGCTTCTACATTCTCGATCTCTCGCCGGAGAAGAGCTTCGTCAAATGGGCGGTGGATCAGGGGATCAGCGTCTTCCTCGTCTCGTGGAAGTCGGCCGACGCCTCGATGAAGGACATGGTCTGGGACGATTATATCCTGAATGGCCAGGTCGACGCGATCGACACCGTGCGCGACCTGCTGAACGTGCCCAGCGTCCACACCATCGGCTATTGCGTGGCCGGCACGACGCTGGCGGCCACGCTGGCGCTGCTGGCGGCGCGGGGCGAGGCCGACAAGGTGGCGAGCGCGACCTTCTTCACGGCGCAAGTGGATTTCAGCGCGGCCGGCGATCTCACCCTGTTCGTCGATGACGAGCAGATGAAGCTGGTCGACCGTCTCTCCTCCAGCGGCTTTCTCGACGGGCGCTACATGGCGGCGACCTTCAACCTGCTGCGCGGGCGCGACCTCATCTGGAACTATGTCGTCAACAATTACCTGCTCGGCATGGACTATCCGCCCTTCGACCTGCTCTACTGGAATGGCGACACGACCAACCTGCCGGCGCGCTGGCATCGCGACTATCTGACCCAGCTCTATCGTGACAATATGCTGGTAGTGCCGGGCGCGATCAGCGTCGCGGGTACGCCGATCGACCTGACGCAGATCCGCACCCCCGCCTATGTCCAGGCCGGCAAGGAGGATCATATCGCCCCGCTCGAAAGCGTGTGGAAACTGACCGAGCATCTCGCCGGGCCGGTCCGCTTCCTGCTGGCAGGCTCGGGCCATATCGCCGGCGTCATCAACCCGCCGGTGGCGCAAAAATATCAATATTGGACCGCCGACGCGCCACAGCCGACGCTGGATGATTTTGTTGCGGCTGCGCGCGAGACCAAGGGCAGCTGGTGGCCGGACTGGGCCGAATGGCTGCGCGGCATCGATTCGCGCGAGGTGGCTGTCCGCGGCGCGCGCAAGCCGGGCGGCGGCAAGCTTCGGGCAATAGAAGATGCGCCCGGACGTTACGTAAAAGCCCGGTAG
- a CDS encoding LL-diaminopimelate aminotransferase, whose amino-acid sequence MSEEFYRMKRLPPYVIAEVNAMRAAARAAGEDIIDLGMGNPDLPPPDHVIAKLVEVASKPDAHGYSQSKGIPGLRKAQANYYGRRFGVDVDPETEVVVTMGSKEGLASLATAITAPGDVVLAPNPSYPIHMFGFIIAGATIRSVPTTPDENYFRALDRAMAFTVPRPSILVVNYPSNPTAETVDLAFYERLVAWAKENKVWVLSDLAYSELYYDGNPTPSILQVPGAKDVAIEFTSLSKTYSMAGWRIGFAVGNKQLIAAMSRVKSYLDYGAFTPIQAAACAALNGPQDIVAKNRELYHKRRDVMVESFSRAGWDIPAPRASMFAWAPLPPALKDMGSLEFSKQLLTHAKVAVAPGVGYGEDGEGYVRIAMVENEQRLRQAARNIKQYLKSMGVNTPSSKGAA is encoded by the coding sequence ATGTCCGAAGAATTCTACCGCATGAAGCGCCTGCCGCCCTATGTCATCGCCGAAGTGAACGCGATGCGAGCCGCAGCCCGCGCCGCGGGAGAGGATATTATCGACCTTGGCATGGGTAATCCTGACCTGCCGCCGCCCGATCATGTCATCGCCAAGCTGGTCGAAGTCGCGAGCAAGCCGGACGCCCATGGCTATTCCCAGTCCAAGGGGATTCCGGGCCTGCGCAAGGCGCAGGCCAATTATTATGGCCGCCGTTTCGGCGTCGATGTCGACCCGGAAACCGAAGTCGTCGTGACCATGGGGTCGAAGGAAGGCCTCGCCAGCCTCGCCACCGCGATCACCGCGCCCGGCGACGTGGTGCTGGCACCCAACCCCAGCTACCCGATCCATATGTTCGGCTTCATCATCGCCGGCGCCACCATCCGGTCGGTGCCGACGACGCCGGACGAGAATTATTTCCGCGCGCTCGACCGCGCCATGGCCTTCACCGTGCCGCGCCCGTCGATCCTGGTGGTCAATTATCCGTCCAACCCGACGGCCGAGACGGTGGACCTGGCCTTTTACGAGCGTCTGGTCGCCTGGGCGAAGGAGAATAAGGTCTGGGTGCTGAGCGACCTGGCCTATTCCGAGCTTTATTATGACGGCAATCCGACGCCTTCCATCCTGCAGGTGCCGGGCGCCAAGGATGTCGCGATCGAGTTCACGTCCCTGTCCAAAACCTATTCGATGGCCGGTTGGCGGATCGGCTTTGCGGTCGGCAACAAGCAGCTGATCGCGGCAATGAGCCGGGTGAAATCCTATCTCGACTATGGCGCCTTCACGCCGATCCAGGCTGCCGCCTGCGCCGCACTCAACGGCCCGCAGGACATCGTCGCCAAGAATCGCGAACTCTATCACAAGCGGCGCGACGTGATGGTCGAGAGCTTCTCGCGCGCAGGATGGGATATTCCCGCGCCGCGCGCGTCGATGTTCGCCTGGGCGCCGCTGCCGCCCGCGCTCAAGGACATGGGAAGCCTGGAATTTTCCAAGCAGCTGCTGACCCATGCCAAGGTCGCGGTGGCGCCGGGCGTGGGCTATGGCGAGGATGGCGAAGGCTATGTCCGCATCGCCATGGTCGAGAATGAGCAGCGGCTCCGCCAGGCGGCGCGCAACATCAAGCAGTATCTCAAGTCGATGGGCGTCAACACGCCTTCGTCGAAGGGCGCGGCCTGA
- a CDS encoding (2Fe-2S)-binding protein, whose translation MTRFTVNDRPVQYRMDPETPLLWALRDASNLTGTKYGCGTGDCGACTVDIDGEAVRSCQVTIGKTEGRFVTTIEALSPDRGHPLQQAFAAENVSQCGYCMSGIIMAASVLLRRTNDPTDAEIDAAITNICRCGVYPRLRGAIKRAGRIMRGEDQAGDGPIQAAPPPGITPDEAVRAVPALRKP comes from the coding sequence ATGACGCGCTTCACCGTCAACGACCGGCCGGTGCAATATCGGATGGACCCGGAGACGCCCCTGCTGTGGGCGCTGCGCGACGCGTCGAACCTGACGGGGACCAAATATGGCTGCGGCACGGGCGATTGCGGCGCCTGTACCGTGGATATCGACGGCGAGGCGGTGCGGTCCTGCCAGGTGACAATCGGCAAGACCGAGGGCCGGTTCGTGACCACGATCGAGGCGCTGTCGCCCGATCGCGGCCATCCGCTGCAACAGGCGTTCGCGGCCGAGAATGTCTCCCAATGCGGTTACTGCATGTCCGGCATCATCATGGCGGCGTCGGTATTGCTGCGGCGGACCAACGACCCTACCGATGCGGAGATCGATGCGGCGATCACCAATATCTGTCGCTGCGGCGTCTATCCCCGGCTGCGCGGCGCGATCAAGCGCGCCGGCCGGATCATGCGCGGCGAGGACCAGGCGGGCGACGGTCCGATCCAGGCCGCGCCCCCGCCCGGCATCACGCCGGACGAGGCGGTGCGCGCCGTGCCGGCGCTGCGCAAGCCCTAG
- a CDS encoding phasin family protein — protein MAVTPKSARAKSVAKSGSATLSASEALKAAESALGEKPAPQKPAPRKTAAKAVPVKAPAPKPVEKPKLAVEESAPVADPVAVIAASTAVDAAPEPVVEDLEAVVASEPVSAPQTKAKTLPATEGTLIMNDILETGKKFAEDTKAKMETAYADLNEKAKAGVEKSTKAMEELSDIAKGNVEALVESGKIAAKGFETLGQEAVDYSRKSFEKATASIKSFSTAKTPTEFFQLQSQFLSSSFDEFTKEAAKSSEAFMKLAGDISQPLTARVTLVTDKVKSLAA, from the coding sequence ATGGCCGTTACCCCTAAGTCTGCGCGTGCCAAGTCGGTCGCGAAAAGCGGTTCTGCAACCTTGTCTGCCAGTGAGGCGCTCAAGGCCGCTGAGTCCGCCCTGGGTGAAAAGCCCGCGCCCCAAAAGCCTGCGCCGCGCAAAACCGCTGCCAAAGCTGTTCCTGTAAAGGCGCCTGCGCCCAAGCCGGTGGAAAAGCCCAAGCTGGCGGTGGAAGAGTCTGCACCTGTCGCCGATCCGGTGGCGGTGATCGCGGCCTCGACGGCGGTCGATGCTGCACCCGAACCCGTTGTTGAAGACCTAGAGGCGGTAGTGGCTTCGGAGCCTGTGTCCGCCCCCCAGACCAAAGCGAAGACGCTGCCTGCCACGGAAGGAACATTGATCATGAACGACATTCTCGAAACCGGTAAGAAGTTCGCCGAGGACACCAAGGCCAAGATGGAAACGGCCTATGCCGACCTGAACGAAAAGGCGAAGGCCGGTGTCGAAAAGTCGACCAAGGCGATGGAAGAGCTGAGCGACATCGCCAAGGGCAATGTCGAGGCGCTGGTGGAATCGGGCAAGATCGCGGCCAAGGGCTTCGAGACGCTGGGCCAGGAAGCCGTCGACTACAGCCGCAAGAGCTTCGAGAAGGCGACCGCCTCGATCAAGAGCTTCTCGACCGCCAAGACCCCGACCGAATTCTTCCAGCTGCAGAGCCAGTTCCTGTCGAGCAGCTTCGACGAGTTCACCAAGGAAGCCGCCAAGAGCAGCGAAGCCTTCATGAAGCTGGCCGGCGACATCAGCCAGCCGCTGACCGCGCGCGTGACCCTGGTCACCGACAAGGTGAAGTCGCTCGCCGCCTGA
- the clpS gene encoding ATP-dependent Clp protease adapter ClpS → MKHLISASAAIPFTAGPDQDDTGDNDPNIGVATRTRTRTKKPSLYKVLMLNDDYTPMEFVVHVLQHFFRMDMEEATRVMLHVHQRGVGVCGIFSYEVAETKVNQVMDFARQNQHPLQCTLEKA, encoded by the coding sequence ATGAAGCATCTCATCAGCGCATCGGCGGCTATCCCCTTCACGGCCGGTCCCGACCAGGACGATACGGGCGACAATGACCCGAACATCGGCGTGGCCACGCGCACGCGTACCCGCACCAAGAAGCCGTCGCTCTACAAGGTGCTGATGCTGAACGACGATTACACCCCGATGGAGTTCGTCGTGCATGTCCTCCAGCATTTCTTCCGCATGGATATGGAGGAAGCGACGCGGGTGATGCTGCACGTCCATCAGCGCGGCGTCGGCGTGTGCGGCATCTTCAGCTATGAAGTGGCCGAGACCAAGGTGAATCAGGTGATGGATTTCGCCCGGCAGAACCAGCATCCGCTGCAATGCACGCTGGAAAAGGCCTGA
- a CDS encoding biliverdin-producing heme oxygenase: MESHQRVDDLFSHFSLASAPDYRAFLRAHARALATLEPVAQPDSPRLSLMAQDLAALGEAMPAPLPMPSTGGDGFRWGLLYALEGSRLGGAMLARQVAQDLPHAYLSAVHGKGGWVAFQQQLDDAAAQGDAAWLDDAIAGAQAAFTLFEAGARAEREVACD; this comes from the coding sequence ATGGAGAGCCATCAACGGGTCGATGACCTGTTTTCCCATTTTTCGCTCGCTTCCGCGCCCGATTACCGGGCGTTCCTGCGCGCCCATGCCCGCGCGCTGGCCACACTCGAACCGGTCGCCCAGCCCGATTCGCCGCGCCTCTCACTGATGGCGCAGGATCTCGCGGCACTGGGGGAGGCTATGCCCGCGCCGCTGCCGATGCCGTCTACCGGCGGCGACGGCTTCCGCTGGGGCCTGCTCTATGCGCTCGAAGGGTCGCGCCTGGGCGGCGCGATGCTCGCGCGTCAGGTCGCACAAGACTTGCCCCATGCCTATCTGTCCGCCGTGCATGGGAAGGGCGGTTGGGTCGCCTTCCAGCAGCAGCTGGATGACGCTGCCGCGCAGGGCGATGCGGCCTGGCTGGACGATGCGATTGCCGGCGCGCAGGCGGCCTTCACCCTGTTCGAAGCCGGCGCGCGCGCCGAGCGGGAGGTCGCCTGTGACTGA
- a CDS encoding HWE histidine kinase domain-containing protein, giving the protein MTDVTSPEAQGFAVDINNCDREPIHVLGTVQPFGFLVALTADWLVSRVSTNSADHIGLAPDQMLGQPVSAIFTADAIHTLRNRITLLRGPDSVERVFSLPLVEGGAPFDVAVHFSGQLVVIEAEPAVPDEMEASSMVRSMVARLAQADGMTAFLRDGARQVRALTGFDRVMVYRFADNGDGEVVAEALRPGIDSFFGLHYPASDIPAQARALYIRNIFRVIADINAPPVPVIPTLDPAGAALDMSLCVTRAVSPIHIEYLRNMGVGASLSISIIVDGKLWGLFACHHYAPRLPSFAQRSAAELFGQIFSMMLEGRERAETASYEGKARQVADRLLSAVAQDHDLMTNARWLGDIIFDTIPADGVGIYIDGQMTLSGLTPDEPSFAAIVSMLNRTAASQVYTTDSIARIMPEAMAHADRAAGLLAIPISRRPRDYVVLFRAEQLRSVRWAGKQDKHIEYGPNGPRLTPRKSFEEWSELVKGTAVAFMPAELRVAEALRTALLEVILRLSDSADEERQRAHEKQELLIAELNHRVRNILALIRGLISQTRDSAMSVDQFIGTLESRVHALARAHDQITADRWAPARLYDLIEVEAGAYLGDRRDRVKLTGPNVLLTPAAFTVLALVIHELLTNAAKYGALSDNGSVAIDWHVDAEGSLLLHWLESGGPAVVAPSRRGFGSTVIERSIPYDLDGRAEVNYRLAGLEARFCIPSAHVASILPDVAGTDRAKPAPAPSPHLLKGRQILLVEDNMIIAMDGEDALRDLGAQVVTAASIGRAHEAITLHPVDLAVLDFNLGNETSLPIADMLAERGVPFLFATGYGDGLDLPDRFSDVILLKKPYSGATLAQAIAPMLARG; this is encoded by the coding sequence GTGACTGATGTGACCAGCCCGGAAGCCCAGGGCTTCGCCGTCGACATCAATAATTGCGATCGCGAGCCGATCCATGTGCTCGGCACGGTCCAGCCCTTCGGCTTTCTCGTTGCCCTGACCGCCGACTGGCTGGTGTCGCGCGTCTCGACCAACAGTGCCGACCATATCGGCCTGGCGCCCGACCAGATGCTGGGCCAGCCGGTCAGCGCGATCTTCACCGCCGATGCGATCCACACGCTGCGCAACCGCATCACTTTGCTGCGTGGCCCCGATTCGGTGGAGCGGGTCTTCTCATTGCCGCTGGTGGAGGGCGGCGCGCCGTTCGACGTGGCCGTCCATTTCTCCGGCCAACTGGTGGTGATCGAGGCGGAGCCTGCCGTGCCCGATGAGATGGAGGCCAGTTCCATGGTCCGCTCGATGGTTGCACGGCTGGCGCAGGCGGATGGCATGACCGCCTTCCTGCGCGATGGCGCACGCCAGGTGCGGGCGCTCACCGGTTTTGACCGGGTGATGGTCTATCGCTTCGCCGACAATGGCGATGGCGAGGTGGTGGCGGAAGCCCTGCGCCCCGGCATCGACAGTTTCTTCGGCCTGCATTATCCGGCCTCCGACATCCCGGCGCAGGCGCGGGCGCTCTACATCCGCAATATCTTCCGGGTGATTGCGGACATCAACGCGCCGCCGGTGCCGGTCATCCCGACCCTCGATCCCGCCGGCGCCGCGCTCGACATGTCGCTTTGCGTCACCCGCGCGGTGTCGCCGATCCATATCGAATATCTGCGCAACATGGGGGTGGGGGCCTCGCTCTCCATCTCGATCATCGTCGACGGCAAGCTGTGGGGGCTGTTCGCCTGCCATCATTATGCGCCGCGCCTGCCCAGCTTCGCGCAGCGCAGTGCCGCCGAACTGTTCGGCCAGATCTTCTCGATGATGCTGGAAGGGCGCGAGCGGGCAGAAACTGCCAGCTATGAGGGCAAGGCCCGCCAGGTCGCCGACCGGCTGCTCTCCGCGGTGGCGCAGGATCATGATCTGATGACCAACGCCCGCTGGCTGGGCGATATCATCTTCGACACGATTCCCGCCGATGGCGTGGGCATCTATATCGACGGGCAGATGACCCTGTCGGGCCTGACCCCGGACGAGCCGTCCTTCGCCGCGATCGTTTCGATGCTCAACCGCACCGCCGCCAGCCAGGTCTATACCACCGACAGCATCGCCCGCATCATGCCGGAAGCGATGGCCCATGCCGATCGCGCCGCCGGCCTGCTCGCCATTCCGATCTCGCGCCGGCCGCGCGACTATGTCGTGCTGTTCCGTGCCGAACAGCTGCGTTCGGTCCGCTGGGCCGGCAAGCAGGACAAGCATATCGAATATGGCCCCAACGGCCCGCGCCTGACCCCGCGCAAGAGTTTCGAGGAATGGTCGGAACTGGTGAAGGGCACGGCCGTCGCCTTCATGCCGGCCGAACTGCGTGTCGCCGAAGCGCTGCGCACGGCGCTGCTCGAAGTGATCCTGCGCCTGTCCGATTCCGCTGACGAGGAACGGCAACGCGCGCATGAAAAGCAGGAATTGCTGATCGCGGAACTCAACCACCGCGTCCGCAATATTCTCGCGCTGATCCGTGGTCTGATTTCCCAGACCCGCGACAGCGCCATGTCGGTCGACCAGTTCATCGGCACGCTGGAAAGCCGCGTCCATGCGCTGGCCCGTGCCCATGACCAGATCACTGCCGATCGCTGGGCGCCCGCGCGCCTCTATGACCTGATCGAAGTGGAGGCCGGCGCCTATCTCGGCGACCGGCGCGACCGGGTGAAGCTGACCGGCCCCAATGTGCTGCTGACCCCCGCCGCCTTCACCGTGCTGGCGCTTGTCATCCACGAACTGCTGACCAATGCCGCCAAATATGGCGCGCTGTCCGACAATGGATCGGTGGCGATCGACTGGCATGTCGATGCCGAGGGCAGCCTGCTGCTCCACTGGTTGGAAAGCGGCGGCCCGGCGGTCGTCGCGCCCTCGCGCCGGGGCTTCGGCTCGACCGTGATCGAGCGCTCCATTCCCTATGATCTGGATGGCCGGGCGGAGGTCAATTATCGGCTGGCGGGGCTGGAGGCACGCTTCTGCATTCCCTCCGCCCATGTCGCCTCGATCCTGCCCGACGTGGCCGGTACCGATCGCGCCAAGCCGGCGCCCGCTCCTTCGCCGCATCTGCTCAAGGGGCGGCAGATCTTGCTGGTCGAGGATAATATGATCATCGCCATGGATGGCGAGGATGCGTTGCGCGACCTCGGCGCGCAGGTGGTGACCGCCGCCAGCATCGGTCGCGCGCATGAGGCGATCACGCTCCATCCGGTCGACCTCGCCGTTCTCGACTTCAATCTGGGCAATGAAACCAGCCTGCCGATCGCCGACATGCTGGCGGAACGCGGCGTGCCCTTCCTGTTCGCCACCGGCTATGGCGACGGGCTCGACCTGCCCGATCGGTTCAGCGACGTCATCCTGCTCAAGAAGCCCTATTCGGGTGCGACCCTGGCCCAGGCCATCGCCCCGATGCTGGCCAGGGGCTGA